The sequence GCCTTCGGGTTTGTCCTTTGAATTGTGGGATGTATTGACACAATTGTCATTCACAACTATTGTAACCTTCCTTGTTATCCAATGGCCTGTAATGTATCAATTGGCGCTAAGTGCAGCTATCCTACTGCTGACAGAGTTCCTGTATCGGTTTACCAACATACCAGGTTTTGACCAGCCATTTACGGATCAGCATAACTTTGGTAATTATGTGGATTTGCTTTTGATGAATAAAATAAACACAGGTGGATGGGTTGCTATCAATTGCATTCCGACAACTGTCCATACTTTATGGGGAGCAATGGCTGGTCGGGTTTTGCTATCAACTGAAAGTGATCATACTAAGATCAAAAAAATACTTGCAGGTGGAGTAATTGCTTTATGTATCGGCATCCTATTAGATTATACCACTACACCTGTTATTAAGCGTATTGCGACAAGTTCATTTGTTTGTGTATCTGGAGGATATTGCCTGATTGGTCTGGCGTTCTTGTATTGGTGGATTGATATATTAAAACATAGACGTTTTATATCTTTCTTTCTGATTGTTGGAATGAACTCTCTATTTATTTACCTTTTCTTTGAAATTGTGGGTAGTCGCTGGTTTAATGGCTATATAGAAGCAATTGTTGAAGGACTGATTGGACATATTTCAGGTATTACTTCTGTATTTTTAGGAATTATTGCCTCTATAGTTATATTTTTACTTGAGTGGAAAATGTGTCAGTTTCTCTATCGAAAGCACATATTTTTTAAAATTTAAAGGGATATACATAGCTGGTGATGCAGTGTGATCAGAGATTGCCTTTATAAGCTCACTCAAATTTTTTTCAAATGATCAATTGAAAATTCTGCTGCTTTAATCTGGGTCGGATCTACAAACCAGATACAGGTAATTATATCACTCTCAATGTTTTTTACAATCATTTCAGGACACGGGAAAGCTTCGCAATCATATATGAGCTTGACCTTATTTCCTACCTCAAATTTCTGTATCTGATTTCTTCTGATTTTGAGATGTTTTAGCAAACTTAATGCTGATGATGGCGCCTGTACCGGTCCACTTAATGAGTGTAAGTTTAAAGTGATTTTTATCGGTCTATGGATGGTGTATATGTATTCCATAATGTGGTAGTTAAAGGATGTAAAGAGGGACTTGGTATATTAGTTTTTACCCTTTACTGTATGTAAACAATATATAGATAATTTTTTTGATGTAGTATATGTTGATAAAAAAATAGGAGGTAACAGGAAAGCTATTGGGAAGGAAGGAGTTTACAGGCTGAAAAAATAGAGACGAAATAACTTCCATTCCCATAGGTAACAAAGAATTTAAAATTGAATGAAGAGTAGGATAGAAGGGATCGTTTTCTTGAAATTATGTATTTATATTTATTAATTTATATAGTATAAATATGTTAATTTATATCTTTATATAAAAATCTCACTATTAAGAGGAAAGAAAAAAGCCCAGAAATGGGCTTAACATGGTTTTATAGAAAATAGTAGGAGAGTAGTTAGGTGACTTACTTTCCAATACAGAACTTAGAAAATATATTGGAAAGTAGATCATCAGTTGTAATCTCGCCTGTTATCTGACCTAAATAGAATAAAGCTTGTCGGATATCCATTGCCAGCAAGTCCCCTGTAATCCCTTGTGAGAGACTTGACAATGCTTGTGAAAGAGAATCCTGTGCAAGCTTAAGGTTTTGGTAATGGCGTAGATTCGTAACAATAGTATCTGAAGCTTTATAGGCTTTTGTATGAATACTCCTGGTAAGAAGTTGTTTTAGTTCTTCGATTCCCTCTCCTGTAGTTGCAGATATGTAATGGACTGGCAGTGTAAACGTACTATGCTTCTGATCTGCTTTATTACCTACAAGCAAATATGGAATAGATAAATCGTTTATCTCTGTTAGTTCCTCTTCTAAATCGATTTGTGTTGTTTGTGATACATCAAATAAATAGATGATAATAGAGGCTTGCTTGAGCTTTTCCTTTGTTCTTTGGACTCCAATAGCTTCCACTGTATCTGTCGTGTTACGTAAACCTGCGGTATCAATGAATCTGAACCGTATTCCTTCAATGTGTATTTCATCTTCTATAAAGTCTCGTGTTGTTCCTGGAATATCAGAAACTATTGCTTTCTCCTCATTCAATAATGCATTTAGGAGGGTTGATTTACCTGCATTCGGTTTTCCTGCTATAACAGTAGGGACTCCATTCTTTATTACATTACCCATTTGAAAAGAATCGGTAAGCTTAGTTATTGTTGCTAATAACTCCTGTAATAGCTTCTGTAAATCGTCTCTATTGGCAAATTCTACATCTTCTTCACCAAAGTCTAATTCTAGTTCAATTAGAGAGGCAAAGTGTATTAATTGTTCTCTTAACGCTGCTATTTTTTTTGAGAAACCTCCTCGCATTTGATTTAATGCTGCATGATGTGAGGCTTCTGAGTCGGAATGAATAAGGTCTGCGATTGCTTCTGCTTGCGTTAAATCAAATTGACCGTTTATGAATGCTCTTTTAGTAAACTCCCCCGCTTCTGCTAATCTGGCTCCGTTTCTTATAAGTGCTTTAATGATTTTTTGAATGATAAATTCTGAACCATGACAGGAAATTTCGACGATATTTTCTTTCGTAAAGGATGTCGGTTCCTTGAAAACTGATATCAGAACTTCATCCAGAATTTCACCATTTTCTTGTAATGATCCATAATGGATTGTGTGTGAAGGTTGTTGACTAAGATCTTTCCCTTTAAATAGTGAATTTGTAATGGTGATAGCTTCTTTCCCTGATAAACGAATAACTGCAATGGCAGAAATACCGGGAGCTGTTGATAAAGCTACTATTGTATCTGTACGCATGTATATATGTTTAGTATTTAGTTACTATATAAATTAGTAATTTAATGAAAAAATATACTAAATATATTAGCAATAAAATTTCTTATAATTTACTAAAAATAGTAGTATAATAAGATGATCTAAAGTTAATAGTATTAGTATTTATATATAAGTCTGTTAGTAAACCTATAAAACCATCATAACAAACTTGTGAAAAGTTATAAAAACGAACCTGGGAAGAATAGGGAAGGAGTTCCTTCTCCCAAAAAGGCTCTTTAGCAACAACAAAAGGAAGCAAAAGAGCCAAATACTCGTAAAATTTAGTGGGAATTCTGTTTACTGTAGCCTCATTAACCTGATAGGGCAACAAACCTATATCAGCATTTTGAATATATCTAATAATATCCTGATGCCCAACATAGCGATCTATTCCAACTAAAGAAATAAAATTACATCCAGATACTTCTTCCACTAATCGCTTCCGAACAGATAACTGGCCAGCAAAACCAACAATAGTCAACTCAAAACGAGGATCTATTGAGTGGAGGTACTTTACTAAAGCTATAGCATTAAATATTCCATATGATTCAGCTATAGTTCCAGAATAAAGGAGACGATAGATACCCCGGCGGGGCCGAACAAGCACATCAGAAACCAAAGCAAATTTGTTTTCAATGATCCTAAACTTACTTCTTACAAAAGGCAATTCTTCTTTATAGGCGCGCTCAGCAATCCAATACTCATCAATGAAGGGGCGGGTCACTTGTTCGACAAAACGAACGCTATGAGCTAGAATATGCCTAACGAACGCCCTATAAGTGTTCGCGAACATTACGTTTGCGTAATAATTCTCCAATACATCATACACTAATAAAGAACCAAATATTATTTTGTAAGCACAGCTAACTATCAGAATATCAGGAGAGTTAACTATAACTACCTCAGGTTTTAGTTGAATAAGCTTTCTAAAGAAAGATATAGGAGCCAAAAATCTCCGCCCAGACAAACGTTCGAAATTAAATAACTCATGAAAAGCTATGTTTTTAGATCGAACACCCTTTTTTCCCAAAGAACCTACGATATGAATCTCATGTTTGTGACAAGCTAACAACCCAAGTCCCAGCTTTTCATACATTCGATGATCATCTACTGGTCTCAACACAGAACCAATCACAATTCTCCTTTTTGTATCTAATCTCATATATTCATAATCACTTACTAAATACTTAGTATTTTACTAAACAGTAAAAACTAAACTAAAAAATAAGCGAATCTAACGATAAGCTATATTTTTGCGGGAAGTTAAGCAGATATTTTACTTCTCTGAAACGAATCAACCCTAATTTATCAAATGGAAATCAAACAACTTATCGAAAGTGCCTGGCTAAACAGAGAACTTCTCCAACAACACGAGACACAAGTAGCAATTAGAACAATTATAGAAGAACTCGACAAAGGTATTCGTAGAGTAGCAGAACCTCAGGAAAATGGAAACTGGATCGTAAATGACTGGGTAAAAAAAGCAGTTATTCTATACTTTCCACTTCAACAAATGAAAGAAATAGAAGTTGGTCCATATGAGTATCACGACAAAATGGAGCTAAAAAGAGGTTACAAAGAATTAGGTGTTCGTGTAGTACCTCCGGCAGTAGCCAGATATGGAGCCTATATCAGCAAAGGAGTTATTCTGATGCCATCC is a genomic window of Xanthocytophaga agilis containing:
- a CDS encoding DUF5009 domain-containing protein → MTLVSTENLSIDTSLQERQRLLSLDFMRGFIMVLLMLEGSRLFDHLLEWQSEGLFHNFMLQFTHHPWHGLRFWDLIQPGFMFIAGTALAFSIDAQQRKRIKWKSSFYKVVKRSGWLFFWGVLDYAVRPSGLSFELWDVLTQLSFTTIVTFLVIQWPVMYQLALSAAILLLTEFLYRFTNIPGFDQPFTDQHNFGNYVDLLLMNKINTGGWVAINCIPTTVHTLWGAMAGRVLLSTESDHTKIKKILAGGVIALCIGILLDYTTTPVIKRIATSSFVCVSGGYCLIGLAFLYWWIDILKHRRFISFFLIVGMNSLFIYLFFEIVGSRWFNGYIEAIVEGLIGHISGITSVFLGIIASIVIFLLEWKMCQFLYRKHIFFKI
- the mnmE gene encoding tRNA uridine-5-carboxymethylaminomethyl(34) synthesis GTPase MnmE; the encoded protein is MRTDTIVALSTAPGISAIAVIRLSGKEAITITNSLFKGKDLSQQPSHTIHYGSLQENGEILDEVLISVFKEPTSFTKENIVEISCHGSEFIIQKIIKALIRNGARLAEAGEFTKRAFINGQFDLTQAEAIADLIHSDSEASHHAALNQMRGGFSKKIAALREQLIHFASLIELELDFGEEDVEFANRDDLQKLLQELLATITKLTDSFQMGNVIKNGVPTVIAGKPNAGKSTLLNALLNEEKAIVSDIPGTTRDFIEDEIHIEGIRFRFIDTAGLRNTTDTVEAIGVQRTKEKLKQASIIIYLFDVSQTTQIDLEEELTEINDLSIPYLLVGNKADQKHSTFTLPVHYISATTGEGIEELKQLLTRSIHTKAYKASDTIVTNLRHYQNLKLAQDSLSQALSSLSQGITGDLLAMDIRQALFYLGQITGEITTDDLLSNIFSKFCIGK